Proteins from a single region of Runella sp. SP2:
- a CDS encoding TIGR01777 family oxidoreductase, producing MAETVLITGGTGLIGRRLTTLLLEKGYQVAYLSRKQQNIPNVKIYRWDIEKNFIDENALRTTDHLIHLAGAGIADQRWTASRKQEIMQSRTKSIELIARKLQERPYHVKSCVSASGIGFYGADTGDARVSEHTHSGTDFVAHVTRHWEKSVELIENIGIRTTKLRTGIVLSTQAGALPKIALPVQWGVGAPLASGKQWTSWIHIDDLCRMYIEALENPTWHGAYNAVAPTPVTNAFLTRQIAEVLNRPLWLPNVPSFVLKAVFGEMASLVIGGNYVLNQRIKAETNFTYQFEDLKQALSHLYEK from the coding sequence ATGGCGGAAACTGTTTTAATTACTGGTGGTACGGGCTTAATCGGGCGCCGTCTTACCACCTTACTTCTCGAAAAAGGTTATCAAGTAGCTTACCTAAGCCGAAAACAACAAAACATCCCAAACGTCAAAATTTACCGTTGGGATATTGAAAAAAATTTCATTGACGAAAATGCCCTTCGCACTACGGATCACCTGATCCATTTGGCAGGGGCTGGAATCGCCGACCAACGCTGGACTGCCAGTCGTAAGCAAGAGATTATGCAAAGCCGTACCAAAAGCATTGAACTCATTGCGCGCAAACTTCAAGAGCGCCCGTACCACGTTAAATCTTGCGTGTCGGCTTCGGGAATTGGGTTTTATGGAGCCGATACGGGCGATGCCCGCGTATCAGAACACACTCATTCTGGAACTGATTTTGTGGCCCATGTGACGCGGCATTGGGAAAAATCTGTCGAATTGATTGAAAATATTGGGATTCGTACGACCAAACTCCGCACGGGCATCGTTTTAAGTACGCAAGCAGGAGCGCTCCCTAAAATAGCACTACCCGTTCAATGGGGCGTAGGGGCCCCACTTGCTTCTGGCAAACAATGGACTTCGTGGATACACATAGACGATTTGTGCCGAATGTACATTGAAGCCCTTGAAAACCCTACATGGCATGGAGCTTATAACGCCGTAGCCCCCACCCCTGTGACAAACGCCTTCCTCACCCGTCAAATAGCAGAAGTATTGAATCGCCCCCTTTGGTTACCCAACGTACCAAGTTTTGTACTCAAAGCTGTATTTGGAGAAATGGCAAGCTTGGTCATTGGAGGAAATTATGTATTGAATCAACGAATCAAGGCCGAAACCAACTTCACCTACCAATTTGAAGATTTAAAACAAGCCCTTAGCCACCTGTACGAAAAGTAA